One genomic segment of Streptomyces sp. TLI_146 includes these proteins:
- a CDS encoding RidA family protein: MSDVRRVQSDVPTPWEDTIGFARAVAAGDHVHVAGTTPFKGTVLYGEGDPYEQAMVAFSNALAALAEFGLGVESVVRTRMYLTHARDIDEAGRAHKELFGAVRPAATLVIVTGLVDPRVLVEVEVDAYRGAAAGAPEGAPA, from the coding sequence ATGAGCGACGTACGGCGTGTGCAGAGTGACGTTCCCACCCCCTGGGAGGACACGATCGGCTTCGCGCGCGCCGTCGCCGCGGGCGACCATGTGCATGTCGCCGGCACCACGCCGTTCAAGGGCACGGTGCTCTACGGCGAGGGCGACCCGTACGAGCAGGCCATGGTGGCCTTCTCGAACGCCCTCGCCGCGCTCGCGGAGTTCGGGCTCGGGGTCGAGTCCGTGGTCCGCACCCGTATGTATCTGACCCACGCGCGGGACATCGACGAGGCGGGCCGGGCCCACAAGGAGCTCTTCGGGGCCGTCCGTCCGGCGGCCACGCTGGTCATCGTGACCGGTCTGGTCGACCCGCGCGTGCTGGTCGAAGTAGAAGTGGACGCGTACCGGGGCGCCGCAGCCGGCGCCCCCGAAGGAGCCCCCGCATGA
- the priA gene encoding bifunctional 1-(5-phosphoribosyl)-5-((5-phosphoribosylamino)methylideneamino)imidazole-4-carboxamide isomerase/phosphoribosylanthranilate isomerase PriA, with amino-acid sequence MAPSPKLELLPAVDVRDGQAVRLVHGESGSETSYGSPLQAALAWQASGAEWLHLVDLDAAFGTGDNRALIAEVAGAMDIKVELSGGIRDDASLEAALATGCRRVNLGTAALETPEWVAKVIARYGDRIAVGLDVRGTTLRGRGWTRDGGDLYETLARLDSEGCARYVVTDIAKDGTLTGPNLELLRNVCAATDKPVVASGGVSSLDDLRAIAELVGQGVEGAIVGKALYAKAFTLEEALEAVSR; translated from the coding sequence ATGGCACCGTCCCCCAAGCTCGAACTGCTGCCCGCCGTCGACGTCCGCGACGGCCAGGCCGTCCGCCTCGTCCACGGCGAGTCCGGTTCGGAGACCTCCTACGGCTCCCCGCTCCAGGCGGCGCTCGCCTGGCAGGCCTCCGGCGCCGAGTGGCTGCACCTGGTGGACCTGGACGCCGCCTTCGGCACCGGCGACAACCGCGCGCTGATCGCCGAGGTCGCGGGCGCGATGGACATCAAGGTGGAGCTGTCCGGCGGCATCCGCGACGACGCCTCCCTGGAGGCCGCGCTCGCCACCGGCTGCCGCCGCGTCAACCTGGGCACCGCGGCCCTGGAGACCCCCGAGTGGGTCGCCAAGGTCATCGCGCGGTACGGGGACCGGATCGCGGTCGGTCTGGACGTACGGGGCACGACCCTGCGCGGCCGCGGCTGGACCCGCGACGGCGGCGACCTCTACGAGACGCTGGCACGCCTGGACTCCGAGGGCTGCGCGCGGTACGTGGTCACCGACATCGCCAAGGACGGCACGCTCACCGGCCCCAACCTGGAGCTGCTGCGCAACGTCTGCGCCGCCACCGACAAGCCCGTGGTGGCCTCGGGCGGCGTCTCCTCGCTCGACGACCTGCGGGCGATCGCGGAGCTCGTGGGGCAGGGTGTGGAGGGCGCCATCGTGGGCAAGGCCCTGTACGCGAAGGCGTTCACCCTCGAAGAAGCCCTGGAGGCTGTGTCCCGATGA
- the hisH gene encoding imidazole glycerol phosphate synthase subunit HisH: MSTGTPVKKVVVFDYGFGNVRSAERALAHVGADVEITRDYDTAMNADGLLVPGVGAFSACMQGLRAARGDWIVGRRLSGGRPVMGICVGMQILFERGIEHGVETEGLDEWPGTVGPLKAPVVPHMGWNTVKAPEDSELFAGLDADARFYFVHSYAVHDWSLEVTNPRIRAPRVTWATHGEPFVAAVENGALWATQFHPEKSGDAGAQLLTNWIGTL; encoded by the coding sequence TTGAGCACGGGCACTCCCGTCAAGAAGGTCGTCGTCTTCGACTACGGCTTCGGCAACGTGCGCTCCGCCGAGCGCGCCCTCGCCCACGTCGGCGCGGACGTCGAGATCACCCGTGACTACGACACCGCCATGAACGCGGACGGGCTGCTCGTCCCCGGCGTCGGCGCGTTCTCCGCCTGTATGCAGGGGCTGCGCGCGGCGCGCGGCGACTGGATCGTGGGGCGGCGCCTGTCGGGCGGCCGCCCGGTGATGGGCATCTGCGTCGGTATGCAGATCCTCTTCGAGCGGGGCATCGAGCACGGTGTGGAGACCGAGGGCCTGGACGAGTGGCCCGGCACGGTCGGGCCGCTGAAGGCGCCGGTCGTCCCGCACATGGGCTGGAACACGGTCAAGGCCCCGGAGGACAGCGAGCTGTTCGCGGGCCTGGACGCCGACGCCCGGTTCTACTTCGTGCACTCGTACGCGGTGCACGACTGGAGCCTGGAGGTCACCAACCCCAGGATCCGCGCGCCCCGGGTCACCTGGGCCACCCACGGCGAGCCGTTCGTGGCCGCGGTGGAGAACGGCGCGCTGTGGGCGACCCAGTTCCACCCCGAGAAGTCCGGCGACGCCGGCGCCCAGCTGCTGACCAACTGGATCGGAACCCTGTGA
- the hisB gene encoding imidazoleglycerol-phosphate dehydratase HisB, giving the protein MSRVGRVERTTKETSVLVEIDLDGTGKVDVSTGVGFYDHMLDQLGRHGLFDLTVKTDGDLHIDSHHTIEDTALALGAAFKQALGDKVGIYRFGNCTVPLDESLAQVTVDLSGRPYLVHTEPENMAPMIGEYDTTMTRHILESFVAQAQIALHVHVPYGRNAHHIVECQFKALARALRYASEHDPRAAGILPSTKGAL; this is encoded by the coding sequence ATGAGCCGCGTCGGCCGTGTCGAACGCACCACCAAGGAGACGTCCGTCCTCGTCGAGATCGACCTCGACGGGACCGGAAAGGTCGACGTGTCGACGGGAGTCGGCTTCTACGACCACATGCTCGACCAGCTCGGCCGCCACGGCCTCTTCGACCTCACGGTCAAGACCGACGGCGACCTGCACATCGACTCGCACCACACCATCGAGGACACCGCCCTCGCGCTCGGCGCCGCCTTCAAGCAGGCGCTCGGCGACAAGGTCGGCATCTACCGCTTCGGCAACTGCACGGTCCCCCTCGACGAGTCCCTCGCCCAGGTGACCGTGGACCTCTCCGGCCGCCCGTACCTGGTGCACACCGAGCCCGAGAACATGGCGCCGATGATCGGCGAGTACGACACCACGATGACCCGGCACATCCTGGAGTCCTTCGTGGCGCAGGCGCAGATCGCCCTGCACGTCCACGTCCCGTACGGGCGCAACGCGCACCACATCGTGGAGTGCCAGTTCAAGGCGCTGGCCCGGGCGCTGCGCTACGCATCCGAGCACGACCCGCGTGCCGCGGGCATCCTTCCTTCGACCAAGGGCGCGCTGTGA
- a CDS encoding histidinol-phosphate transaminase: MTESNAFTLDDLPVRDELRGKSPYGAPQLDVPVQLNTNENPYPLPEPLVARIAERVAEAARGLNRYPDRDAVELRTELARYLTRTGGHRVGVENVWAANGSNEVIQQLLQTFGGPGRTAIGFEPSYSMHGLIARGTGTGWISGPRNEDFTIDVAAAEKAIAENRPDVVFITSPNNPTGTAVEAETVLALYEAAQAAKPSLVVVDEAYVEFSHRDSLLPLIEGRPHLVVSRTMSKAFGAAGLRLGYLAAHPAVVDAVQLVRLPYHLSAVTQATALAALEHTDTLLGYVEQLKRERDRLVTELRTAGYEVTDSDANFVQFGRFEDSHTAWQRILDQGVLVRDNGVPGWLRVTAGTPTENDAFLDAVRQLKKEQSA; encoded by the coding sequence GTGACCGAGAGCAACGCCTTCACCCTGGACGACCTGCCCGTACGCGACGAACTGCGCGGCAAGTCCCCCTACGGCGCGCCCCAGCTGGACGTGCCCGTCCAGCTCAACACCAACGAGAACCCGTACCCGCTGCCCGAGCCGCTGGTCGCGCGGATCGCCGAGCGGGTCGCCGAGGCCGCGCGCGGCCTCAACCGCTACCCGGACCGGGACGCGGTGGAGCTGCGCACCGAACTCGCCCGCTACCTCACCCGCACCGGCGGCCACCGGGTCGGCGTGGAGAACGTCTGGGCGGCCAACGGCTCCAACGAGGTCATCCAGCAGCTGCTGCAGACCTTCGGCGGCCCCGGCCGCACCGCGATCGGCTTCGAGCCCTCGTACTCGATGCACGGCCTCATCGCGCGCGGCACCGGCACCGGCTGGATCTCCGGGCCGCGCAACGAGGACTTCACCATCGACGTGGCGGCCGCCGAGAAGGCGATCGCCGAGAACCGGCCGGACGTCGTCTTCATCACCTCGCCCAACAACCCCACCGGCACGGCGGTCGAAGCCGAAACGGTTCTGGCGCTGTACGAGGCCGCCCAGGCCGCCAAGCCGTCCCTGGTGGTCGTCGACGAGGCGTATGTCGAGTTCAGCCACCGCGACTCGCTGCTTCCGCTCATCGAGGGCCGCCCCCACCTGGTCGTCTCGCGGACCATGTCCAAGGCGTTCGGCGCCGCCGGGCTGCGCCTGGGCTACCTCGCCGCGCACCCGGCGGTGGTCGACGCGGTCCAGCTCGTCCGGCTGCCGTACCACCTCTCCGCCGTCACCCAGGCGACCGCGCTCGCGGCCCTGGAGCACACCGACACGCTGCTCGGCTATGTCGAGCAGCTCAAGCGGGAGCGGGACCGGCTGGTCACCGAGCTGCGCACGGCCGGGTACGAGGTGACCGACTCGGACGCCAACTTCGTCCAGTTCGGCCGCTTCGAGGATTCGCACACCGCCTGGCAGCGGATCCTCGACCAGGGCGTCCTGGTCCGTGACAACGGGGTGCCCGGGTGGCTGCGCGTCACCGCCGGCACCCCCACCGAGAACGACGCGTTCCTGGACGCGGTCCGTCAACTCAAGAAGGAGCAGAGCGCATGA
- the hisD gene encoding histidinol dehydrogenase, with protein MISRIDLRGNALPEGGALRDLLPRAEFDVEAALEKVRPICEDVHHRGTAALIEYAEKFDGVTLERIRVPAEALDEALEKLDPQVKAALEESIRRARTVHRAQRRSEHTTQVVPGGTVTEKWVPVERVGLYAPGGRSVYPSSVVMNVVPAQEAGVESIALASPPQKPRFEGDTAGGLPHPTILAACALLGVDEVYAAGGAQAVAMFAYGTEECAPANMVTGPGNIWVAAAKRYFTGRIGIDTEAGPTEIAVLADETADPAHVAADLISQAEHDPMAAAVLVTDCAALADAVERELEPQVAATKHVEDRIKPALAGRQSAIVLVDGLEQGLKVVDAYGAEHLEIQTADAAAVAGRVRNAGAIFVGPWSPVSLGDYCAGSNHVLPTGGCACHSSGLSVQSFLKGIHIVDYSRDALAEVAHHVVTLAEAEDLPAHGAALKARFGWKVPGQ; from the coding sequence GTGATCTCTCGAATCGATCTGCGCGGCAACGCCCTCCCCGAGGGTGGCGCCCTGCGCGACCTGCTGCCCCGTGCCGAGTTCGACGTGGAAGCCGCCCTGGAGAAGGTGCGGCCCATCTGCGAGGACGTGCATCATCGCGGCACGGCGGCGCTGATCGAGTACGCGGAGAAGTTCGACGGAGTGACCCTGGAGCGGATCCGGGTGCCCGCCGAGGCGCTCGACGAGGCCCTGGAGAAGCTCGACCCGCAGGTCAAGGCCGCCCTGGAGGAGTCCATCCGGCGCGCCAGGACCGTCCACCGCGCCCAGCGCCGCAGCGAGCACACCACCCAGGTGGTGCCCGGCGGCACGGTCACCGAGAAGTGGGTGCCGGTCGAGCGCGTGGGTCTGTACGCGCCGGGCGGCCGGTCGGTGTACCCGTCGTCCGTGGTCATGAACGTGGTCCCGGCCCAGGAGGCGGGCGTCGAGTCCATCGCGCTGGCCTCCCCGCCGCAGAAGCCCCGCTTTGAAGGAGACACAGCCGGCGGACTGCCGCACCCGACGATCCTCGCCGCGTGCGCGCTGCTCGGCGTCGACGAGGTGTACGCGGCGGGCGGCGCCCAGGCCGTGGCGATGTTCGCGTACGGCACCGAGGAGTGTGCGCCCGCGAACATGGTGACCGGCCCCGGCAACATCTGGGTCGCCGCCGCCAAGCGCTACTTCACCGGCCGCATCGGCATCGACACCGAGGCCGGGCCGACCGAGATCGCCGTGCTCGCGGACGAGACCGCCGACCCGGCGCACGTCGCCGCCGACCTGATCAGCCAGGCCGAGCACGACCCGATGGCGGCCGCGGTCCTGGTCACCGACTGCGCGGCGCTCGCCGACGCGGTCGAGCGCGAGCTGGAGCCGCAGGTCGCCGCCACCAAGCACGTCGAGGACCGGATCAAGCCCGCGCTGGCCGGCAGGCAGTCCGCGATCGTCCTGGTCGACGGCCTGGAGCAGGGACTCAAGGTGGTCGACGCGTACGGCGCCGAGCACCTGGAGATCCAGACCGCCGACGCCGCCGCCGTGGCCGGCCGGGTCCGCAACGCGGGCGCGATCTTCGTCGGCCCGTGGTCCCCGGTCTCACTCGGCGACTACTGCGCGGGCTCCAACCACGTGCTGCCCACCGGCGGCTGCGCCTGCCACTCCTCGGGCCTGTCGGTGCAGTCCTTCCTCAAGGGCATCCACATCGTCGACTACAGCCGGGACGCCCTCGCCGAGGTCGCCCACCACGTCGTCACGCTCGCCGAGGCCGAGGACCTGCCCGCGCACGGGGCCGCGCTCAAGGCGAGGTTCGGATGGAAGGTGCCGGGCCAGTGA
- a CDS encoding oxidoreductase: MTEAQDADVAPDWFSPVELQMWEDFRNGSPYDLRTRSRVRDDPFSGRVWGPERQVKARAVALLLLHGPPALPGRVAALKLNGVQIVGTLNLSGGTVTPYVELNNCRFENEVLLPECRFTTVRMVNCAIPRIEAARLQTEGDLHLPRCRIARGIRLTDAHIGTDLLLNQAVIHPDRKGRSIAADGLSVAQDLQAELIESYGEVSLRAAKVGVTFSLRGSRLVNPEGRRALNAPQLTVERTLYMTAAAVSPGATETTTPPYGTNYSGTPARGTRVQPFVCEGGLRLDDGRFGDAVDFQSARFVMRDFQEVSLRRVQTPELRFLGERPERGRVVLSGARVVNLVDMSTSWPGPGGLAMGGFSYDNLIPRGLFPLARRLEWVTAATPEYAPEPYERLATVLRGSGEDADAREVLLAKQRRRRETLPLAGKAWGVLQDLTVAYGYRPGRAALWMAVLWAMGALAFSHYDPQPIKEDEHPDWNASLYALDLLVPVINLGQDGYWKLHGGWQWVSAVLIVLGWILATTVAAGASRLLRRG, encoded by the coding sequence GTGACCGAGGCGCAGGATGCCGATGTGGCCCCGGACTGGTTCAGTCCGGTGGAGTTGCAGATGTGGGAGGACTTCCGCAACGGCAGCCCTTACGACCTGCGCACCCGCAGCCGGGTGCGGGACGACCCGTTCTCCGGGCGCGTCTGGGGGCCCGAGCGCCAGGTGAAGGCCCGGGCGGTGGCCCTGCTGCTGCTCCACGGGCCGCCCGCGCTGCCCGGCCGGGTCGCGGCCCTGAAGCTGAACGGCGTGCAGATCGTCGGGACGCTCAATCTGTCGGGCGGCACGGTCACGCCGTACGTGGAGCTGAACAACTGCCGGTTCGAGAACGAGGTGCTGCTGCCCGAGTGCCGGTTCACCACCGTGCGGATGGTGAACTGCGCGATCCCGCGGATCGAGGCGGCCCGGCTCCAGACCGAGGGCGATCTGCATCTGCCGCGCTGCCGGATCGCCCGCGGCATCCGGCTCACCGACGCCCACATCGGCACCGATCTGCTGCTCAACCAGGCCGTGATCCACCCCGACCGCAAGGGCCGCTCGATCGCGGCCGACGGCCTCTCGGTCGCCCAGGACCTCCAGGCCGAGCTGATCGAGTCGTACGGGGAGGTGAGCCTGCGGGCGGCCAAGGTCGGGGTGACGTTCAGCCTGCGCGGCAGCCGTCTGGTGAACCCGGAGGGGCGGCGGGCGCTGAACGCCCCGCAGCTGACCGTGGAGCGGACGCTCTACATGACGGCGGCGGCCGTCTCGCCCGGCGCCACCGAGACCACCACCCCGCCGTACGGGACGAACTACTCCGGCACTCCGGCCCGGGGCACCCGGGTACAGCCGTTCGTCTGCGAGGGCGGGCTGCGCCTGGACGACGGCCGGTTCGGGGACGCCGTCGACTTCCAGAGCGCGCGCTTCGTGATGCGGGACTTCCAGGAGGTGTCGCTGCGCCGGGTGCAGACGCCGGAGCTGCGCTTCCTCGGGGAGCGGCCGGAGCGGGGCCGGGTGGTGCTGTCGGGCGCGCGGGTGGTGAACCTGGTCGACATGTCGACGAGCTGGCCGGGGCCCGGCGGGCTCGCGATGGGCGGCTTCAGCTACGACAACCTGATCCCGCGCGGCCTCTTCCCGCTGGCCAGACGCCTTGAGTGGGTGACGGCGGCGACTCCGGAGTACGCACCGGAGCCGTACGAGCGCCTGGCCACCGTGCTGCGGGGCAGCGGCGAGGACGCGGACGCGCGCGAGGTGCTGCTCGCCAAGCAGCGCCGGCGCCGCGAGACCCTGCCGCTCGCGGGGAAGGCGTGGGGCGTGCTCCAGGACCTGACGGTGGCGTACGGCTACCGGCCGGGGCGGGCGGCGCTGTGGATGGCGGTGCTGTGGGCGATGGGCGCGCTGGCGTTCTCGCACTACGACCCGCAGCCGATCAAGGAGGACGAGCACCCGGACTGGAACGCCTCGCTGTACGCCCTCGATCTGCTCGTGCCGGTGATCAATCTGGGGCAGGACGGCTACTGGAAGCTGCACGGCGGCTGGCAGTGGGTCTCGGCGGTGCTCATCGTGCTCGGCTGGATTCTGGCCACGACCGTGGCGGCGGGCGCCTCGCGGCTGCTGCGGCGTGGCTGA